The sequence TGGAACCTTGTTGCCAACGATGGAACCGGGCTGGTGTACACTTTTGGAGAACTTCACGGATTGCAGGGACTCAAAAAGAACAAACGTTTTGAGGTATCACCCTACTTGTCTTCAAAACTTACAACCATGGAAAAGATTTCCGATAATCCATTTACAAGCAAACCTGATTTTAAAGGTCAGGGAGGTGTGGATGCACGAATTGGTATTTCGAATAACACCACTTTATATGCTACAATAAATCCCGATTTCGGTCAGGTGGAAGCCGATCCGTCAGTGATGAACCTGACTGCTTTCGAAACCTATTTCGAAGAAAAAAGGCCATTTTTTGTGGAAGGTAAAAACATCATGGATTTCAGTTTTGATGAAGACCAATTGTTCTATACCCGAAGAGTAGGACATGCTCCTTCGTATAATCCGGGGTACTCAATGATGGAAATGCCTGAAAATACAACCATTGCAGGTGCCCTGAAATTGTCAGGAAAGACTTCTAAAGGTTTGTCTTTTGGTATTATTGAGTCGCTGACAACAAGAGAATACGCTGATATTTATGATGCCGGTGAAGAGTTTCGCCAAGAGGTAGAACCGCTTTCAAATTACTTCATTGGTCGCTTTCAACAAGAGTATGATCGGGGCAACACCTTGATAGGTGGGATATTGACATACACCCATCGATCTATCAATGACGACAACCTGAATTTTCTGTCGAACAATGCGATGACTTTTGGTGCTGATTTTACGCGCTACTGGAAGGATCGAAAGTATTTTCTTGAAACCAAATTGATAGGAAGTCACATTAATGGCGATGAAAAAGCCATACAACGATTGCAAATGTCATCCGCCCGTTACTTTCAGCGACCGGATAATACGAATGTTGAATACGACCCATCTTTAACAAGCCTGAGCGGGGTAGGAGCCTCTGTAAAAGCAGGTAAGTGGAGTAAAGGACACTGGCGCTATAATGAAGAGATTAACTATCGGTCTCCGGGTCTTGAATTGAACGATTTGGGGTATATGATGTATTCAAATCTTTTAAAGAACAACTCTTCAGTATCTTATATCGAAAAAGAAAACAAAGGTATTTTCAAGAACTTCGAGATAAATGCAGAACAACAGAATGCCTGGAACGGTAATGGAGACGGTCTTTATTCTCAGTCACTTTTATCTGCACAAATTGAGTTTATGAACAGTTGGATGACCATAGTTAGCGGGCAATATAAATGGAGGATAAATGATGAACGTATTTTAAGAGGGGGACCTTCTATGAAACTTCCTGATCAATTCTCAACCAATTTCATTTTATCTACCAACCGGGCAAAGAACATCTCTCTATCGTTGGTGGGGAATTGGGCAACGCACCTTACAGGAGAATCAAATAACCTGATGATCAATACGGGATTAAACGTCAGGGCGCTTTCAAACCTTCGATTCACATTACAGCCGCTTTTCCAGCGAACAAAGGATGAACTTCAATACATTCAGCAAATTCAAAAGCAAGACGGCTCGACGACCTACCTGTTGGGTACAATCGATAACCGGAACCTGGCTTTTACGTTTAGGATGGATTTGGCAATCACACCGGAAATGACCATACAATACTATGGAAGTCCATTTGTATCAATAGGGAAATACCTTGATTTTAAAAGGGTGAGTGATCCGCAGAATTCGGATTATTATAATCGTTTTACTACAATGGTTCCAGTAATACAGGATAACAACTACTACTTTGATGAGAATATGGACGGTACTGCGGACTACTCCATTTACAATCCTAATTTCAATTTTCAACAATTTAGAAGTAACCTGGTATTTCGCTGGGAATACAGGGCCGGATCAACACTTTATCTTGTATGGTCGCAGGATCGAACCAATTATGATCCTGCAGGTTCATTCTCGTTCAGGAATGGATGGAATAAAATGTTCGATTTACACCCCAAAAATATTTTCATGGTTAAACTGAGTTACTGGATTTCAACATAACTAAACCAATAAAACTATAAAAAATGAAAAGACGTCAATTTATTCGAAACACAGGTATTGCAGGTGGTATGATTATTACTTCTCCACTTTTGGCAAAAAGTTTTGACCCCGATCAATACGATTTTAAATTAGTGGATATGCATGTGCATACTACTCCACGGTTTTCCATCGACCAGATTCTAGAGGTCGGGAAACAAAAGAACATTCAGTTTGGAATTGTTGAGCATCCAGGAAGAGATATTGTTGATGATGCCAGCCTGTTGAAGTACATTGATAATTTAAGGCAGTATCCGGTTTATGTCGGCTTACAGCCTACAACGCCCGGATGGTCAAAGAGTTTTTCAAAAGAAGCACTGGCTAAACTGGATTATGTTTTGATGGATCCTCAAACCTTTGAAGCAGGTAACAGTTACGGCGACCCTATGCGAATCTGGAGTTTTGATACGTATGTGGATGATACTGAAAAATTCATGGAGGCTTATATGGAACACACGATGAAAATACTCGAATCTTCGGAACCGCTCAATATTTTTGGATGGCCGTTGTTTTTGCCGGTTTGTATCGCACGTGATTATTATGAGCTGTGGACCGAAGAAAGAATGCAAAAGATTATTAGTGCTGCGAAACGAAGAAATATTGCATTTGAGATTAATGATCTGGCTCATACACCTCATGAAAGATTCATAAATATGGCCAAAGAACAGGGACTGAAATTTACGTTCGGTTCTGACACAAGAAATGAGAAGACCGGTAGATTGGATTACTGTAAACAGATTGCTAAAAAATGCAATCTGAAGGAAGATGATTTTTATCGGCCGGAACGGGGCATTGATTAACAATCTGGAGTTCGAAATATTTATTTTGCTCTTGAGTAAATTTATTGCATTAAGCAAGTTATTGGCTAAATGAATAGTTCGTTTTATTTTAGTTGCTGGCGTAGTATTTAATGTTGCGTCAGCTTTTTTTTTAAGGCCGTACTTCGTTTTTATATAAAAATAGAGGAAAATATCTTTTCATTGCCGGGAGACAATTTACATTTATATTTGAGGTTCAACAATTCGCCTTCAAAAAATTGTGTTGTTATGACAGAAAAGGAAAAAGCCCGGAAAGGTTTATTATACAATCCCAATAAAAACAAAGAACTAATTGCAGAAATACTTCGCTGCAAACAACGCTGCTTCGAATACAACCAGACTCCATTTGAGTTAGAAGAAGAAGAACGTACTGTTTTAATTAAAAAAATTATTGGAAAAACGAAGGGTAATCCTATTGTCGTTTCGCCGTTTTATTGCGATTATGGTAGTAATATAGAGATGGGCGAAAATTTCTTTGCCAATCATAACCTGGTTTTATTGGGCGGTGCAAAAATAACTTTTGGCGATAACGTGTTTATTGGTCCCAATTGTTGTCTCTCAACTGCCGGTCACCCCATTGATAAAAACCAGAGAAATGAAGGATTGGAATTTGCCTGTATGAACTTAGGTGTAAGTTAAAAACAAAAACCAGTATAATTGCTTGAATTATACTGGTCTGTATTTTGTTTTTGGTGCCCAGTAAAGGACGATTTTGTATTTTCTTATGCGCTTAAAATCAGTTTTTTACAGAGGTGTGAGATTTTTGTTCTCGGTAAAGTCTCTCTTAAGTTTCAACTAAATTATATCTGGAACAAAAATAGGAAAAAATAAGAAATATGGTGTTACTCTATCTGTATATATCTAGATAACTCTTTGAAAAGGTTAGGTAAAAAGAAACATCCCTGGTTCAGCAGGGATGCTTTCTCACCTAACTAAATTAGGATCTCTATGAAAAAATTGGTTACAAGACCTTTGTGCTTGTAACAAATAGTTATACGAATAATGAATTAGGATGTTATACAGAGGATTTATAATCTTTCATAATGGTAAACATGCAGAGAATATTTTAATGATCGGTCCTTCATTCATAAAAACAGCAAAATTATGGAGGAGGAAATGTTTATTTACTATCAAGAACAATAATCCACCACGTGAAATTTGTTTAAAAAGGATTCTCATGAAACTGAGGATCCTTTTTTCGTAAGAGAATACCAGTGCAAAAGAACAAATAGCTCAAGTATTTTAGTACTACGACGTCATGTGATGTCAAAAAAGTTTAACAATAAATAACATTCTCATTTATCATATTTCCAAACATGCTATAAAACATATTTTATAAGTATCAGAAATACAGCGCGATAGCAACTGGTTTTGACAAAACCAATTTTTATAGTGAAAAATATTTGGAGAGCTCGTATAATTGGTCAACCAATTTTTGGTAACTGGTCAACCAGTAAGAATGTAGTCGAATCTAAAGAACTAACTATGAAACGTTTTAGCTACAAAAACTCATTATACAAAGAGCTATCTGCTCTTGCTCTCCATATATTTCTTGCGTTTAAATGCAAAGATCATCTAGTCTACTTAAAGGTAGAGAATAATTCTTCACAGAGTGTTTTTTCAAATTGCACAATTCTAATGTAAATCAACATGTCATGGATATTTTAGAAAACTTTAAAGCGATAGAAGTAGAAAGCCCGGTAGATAAAATAATTAAACAGATACGTAATTCAATCGTATCGGGGCAAATGAAACCGGGGGAAAAGTTACCCTCTGAAAGAAAACTATCGGAGTCATTCGGAATTGGTCGTACTTATGTACGCGATGCGATAAAGAAATTGGAGTTTTATGGTATTCTCAAAACATTACCGCAAAGTGGAACAATCGTTTCCGGTGCTGATATTTCAGCAATGGAAGGATTAATATCAAATGTCATAAAATTGAATGAGAATGATTTCTTCCATTTGGTTGAGACACGTGTAGTTATGGAAACCTATGCATGTGGACAGGCTGCTGTTCGTCGTTCAAACCGCGATATTGCTGATCTGGAAGAAAAACTTGATGAATACAAGCAACGTGTTGATGCAAATTTGCCAGGGGTTAAGGAGGACTTTAACTTTCATATACAAATTACCGAAGCCAGCCAGAATAAGGTGATAAAATCTTTAATGCTGATTCTGATACCTGACATCCTTGAGATTTACAGAAAATTAAATGTATGTGGTGAAGGACGGTTTTATAAATCGTTTGACGAGCATAAGGTAATACTGGATTGCATCATTAAGCAAGATGCTAAAGGTGCAGAAGAGGCCATGCGAGTACACTTAAAGGATGTTGTAAACTTCAGCCTATCCTATAAAGGAAACGAATAGAAAATTAATATTTCAAATTAATCAGTAAATCAATTAGTAATCAAACAAAAACTTAAAAAATTTATGTATTGAAATGGGAATAGTATTAGATAAAAAGGATTGACTTAAGAAGCCAATCCTTTTAGAGAACCACGGTAAGAATCTTGAATTACGATATATGAACTTGCAGGTAACAGATATCAGTAGTAAAGATCTAAACCGCGCTCTGCAAATATAATATACAATTGAATTAAACGAATTATTAAACTTTTTAAATCAAATTAGATGAAAAAATTCTTAAGCCTATTCATTATTCTACTGGCTTTTGCAATTGGAGTTTCTGCTCAGAATCAGCTAACGGGAAATGTTATTGACGCAGAAAATAATGAAGCCTTAATTGGGGCTACAATTATTGAAAAGGGGACAACCAACGGTACTATAACAGATGTCGATGGTAATTTCTCTTTAACAACGCAAAGCGAATCAGGAATAATTGAAATATCATTTATTGGATATTTAACCCAGGAGATCGAGTTCTCCGGGAGTGCTAACTTAAACGTAAGTTTGAAAGCCGACGTTACCGGCCTTGATGAGGTTGTGGTAGTTGGATATGGTGTTCAGAAGAAATCGCACCTGACCGGAGCCATTTCGAAACTTGAAAATGAAAATATGGAACAAGTAGCGGTAGCACGTGTTGATGATGCTCTGATTGGTAAAATATCGGGTGTTAATATTCAGGCTACCGATGGTGGTGCAGGTACCGCACCGACAATCCGTATCAGGGGAACAGGATCAATTAGTGGTAGTTCCGACCCATTAATTGTGGTTGACGGTATTGTTGTTGATTCGGATTACCTTGGTAATTTAGATATGAACGATGTGGCTTCGTTTGAAGTGTTGAAAGATGCTGCTTCGGCTGCAATTTACGGTTCAAGGGGAGCGAATGGTGTAATTATGATTACATCGAAACAAGGTAAAGAAGGAAAAACCAAATTTAACTTCAATTCTTATTACGGTTTTAAAGAAGCTCACCAAAGTGATGCTTATTACTTTTCGGTTGCCGAAACTGCCGCAGCCGAACAAGCTGCTACCGGTGGTCTTACAGCCAGAACTCAATACAAGCAACTGATCGGTGTTGACCGTGACTGGCAAGATGTTATTTTTGATGGTGGTACGATTCAAAACTACTCGTTTAGCGCAAGGGGTGGTAGCGAGAATACAAAATTTAGTACCTCGTTAAATTATTTGAACGATGAAGGTGTTCTGTTAACCGATGGTTATGAAAAATTTAGTTTAAAACTGAAACTAGATACTAAGGTTAATAAGTTTAAGATGGGTGTTAACTTATCACCATCTTATTCCAACCGAAGAAGATTTGATGGTTCAACACATGATATCTTACGTCAACCACCATGGTTACCGGTATATCACGACGAGCATACTATTCAGTTTGTGGACAGAAATACATACCCTGACGTACAGGTAGGTGATTATGCCAATCAGCGTCATTTCGACAATTACATGTTAGATGGTTCTGAAGTAGATATAAGTAATACTTCGAATGTGAATCCTG comes from uncultured Draconibacterium sp. and encodes:
- a CDS encoding DUF5916 domain-containing protein; this encodes MSSQRVLWVISFILLFLISVKNSFALNNVKLGTLDLEKGNESVMDSVVRQKRILTTRRIENIPVIDGNLNDECWKHGEWQSDYTQFSPKYGGEASHKTEIKIFYDDKNIYVGIRAYDDMSQINRKLDRRDQFSGDIVGLHIDSYFDHRTAFEFDLTAAGQKLDVLVQNDGWDMNWDAVWYGKVAYEDSAWTAEYKIPLSQLRYSSEENQVWGLNSWRSIERTHEESQWNLVANDGTGLVYTFGELHGLQGLKKNKRFEVSPYLSSKLTTMEKISDNPFTSKPDFKGQGGVDARIGISNNTTLYATINPDFGQVEADPSVMNLTAFETYFEEKRPFFVEGKNIMDFSFDEDQLFYTRRVGHAPSYNPGYSMMEMPENTTIAGALKLSGKTSKGLSFGIIESLTTREYADIYDAGEEFRQEVEPLSNYFIGRFQQEYDRGNTLIGGILTYTHRSINDDNLNFLSNNAMTFGADFTRYWKDRKYFLETKLIGSHINGDEKAIQRLQMSSARYFQRPDNTNVEYDPSLTSLSGVGASVKAGKWSKGHWRYNEEINYRSPGLELNDLGYMMYSNLLKNNSSVSYIEKENKGIFKNFEINAEQQNAWNGNGDGLYSQSLLSAQIEFMNSWMTIVSGQYKWRINDERILRGGPSMKLPDQFSTNFILSTNRAKNISLSLVGNWATHLTGESNNLMINTGLNVRALSNLRFTLQPLFQRTKDELQYIQQIQKQDGSTTYLLGTIDNRNLAFTFRMDLAITPEMTIQYYGSPFVSIGKYLDFKRVSDPQNSDYYNRFTTMVPVIQDNNYYFDENMDGTADYSIYNPNFNFQQFRSNLVFRWEYRAGSTLYLVWSQDRTNYDPAGSFSFRNGWNKMFDLHPKNIFMVKLSYWIST
- a CDS encoding maltose acetyltransferase domain-containing protein translates to MTEKEKARKGLLYNPNKNKELIAEILRCKQRCFEYNQTPFELEEEERTVLIKKIIGKTKGNPIVVSPFYCDYGSNIEMGENFFANHNLVLLGGAKITFGDNVFIGPNCCLSTAGHPIDKNQRNEGLEFACMNLGVS
- a CDS encoding FadR/GntR family transcriptional regulator, encoding MDILENFKAIEVESPVDKIIKQIRNSIVSGQMKPGEKLPSERKLSESFGIGRTYVRDAIKKLEFYGILKTLPQSGTIVSGADISAMEGLISNVIKLNENDFFHLVETRVVMETYACGQAAVRRSNRDIADLEEKLDEYKQRVDANLPGVKEDFNFHIQITEASQNKVIKSLMLILIPDILEIYRKLNVCGEGRFYKSFDEHKVILDCIIKQDAKGAEEAMRVHLKDVVNFSLSYKGNE